CGGTCTATTGCCTGGCCACGGCCGTTCTGTCGGCTATCGCGCATCTGGCGCTGGAAGAGACGCTCTGGCCCGCGGGCGCAACCGGCTGGGGGGCGGTCATCGCGCTGGGCCTTGGCCCGGTGGGGCTGGCCTTTTACACATGGGATGTGGGGGTGAAGCGGGGCGACATCCAGATGTTGGGGACGGCGTCCTATGCGGCTCCCCTTCTGTCAACGCTGGCGCTGATCGGGGCGGGGATCGCGGCAGCGTCACCCGTTCTGGTGCTGGCCGCCGCGATGATTGCTGCAGGTGCCTTTCTGGCCGCTATGGGCAGCAGGCAAGGCTAGGGATCGGCCCGCAGGCCGGTCCGGAACTCAGACCGCCACGCCTTCCAGCCGGGCGATTTCTTCCTTGAGCCGCAGTTTCTGTTTCTTCATCTCCGCGATTTGCAGGTCATCGAAGCTGGGCGTGCGCAGCGCCACTTCGACTTCCGCGGACAGAGCCTGATGTTTCTTGCGAAGTTCAGCGATATGCGAACTCACGGACATGGCAGTCTCCTCTTTCCTTGTTCGGTAGGATGATTGCAGCACGTTTTCGAACGCTTGTCACGCGCTTGTCGTATTGCCGCGCGAAATTATGAGCGCGTTTTACGAAATAATATTGCCACGGAATTAAGGCGTTAGCGGCAGGATTTCGCCGCAGCGCAGCACTGCCTGCGCAGCATGGGTGAGGTCTTCGGCATCGCCCTGATGCGCAGGCAGGGCATGCAGCACGAAGGGCGCCAGAAGCCGCAAGGGCGTCTTGCCCCCCTTGCGCGCGGCCACGATCACCCGGCCCGCCGCCCGCCCCTGCCGCGCCGCGATCGGCAGCACCGTGACCGCGCCCCCCTGCCCCGCCAGCGCCGCCAGAATGTCGCCCAGCCGGTCGGCATTCTGGATCAGCGTCAGCCAGCCGCCCGGCTGCAGCCGCCGCATCCCCGCCCGCACCCAATCGGCAAGCGGCGTCACCTCGCGCTGCGCCCGTTCGCGGCCCGCATCCGCCGCCGCCGTGCCGCCGGAAGCCGCGAAATAGGGCGGATTGGCGATCACATGATCGTAATTGCGCGCCCGCAGCGCGGCGGGCATCCGCGCCAGATCGCCCTCGAACACCTCGAGCGGAACCCCGTTCGCCGCCGCATTGCGCCGCGCCAGATCGGCGTAAGCGGGCTGCAGCTCCAGCCCCGCCTGCACCAGCCCCTTCACCCGCCAGCCCAGGCACAGGCTTGCCACACCGGCGCCACAGCCCAGTTCCAGCACCGATTGCCCCGGTTTTGCCCCGCAAGCGGCCGCCAGAAGCACCGGATCCATCGCCGCGCGATAGCCCTGGCGCGGCTGCGCCACGGTCAGACGACCGTCCAGAAACCGGTCAAAGGTGCAGTCCTCGGGCGGAAACATCACTCTTCCCACAGCCCGTTGTCGCGCAAAATCGCCTGCGCCAGAAACCAGTCCGCATCGGCCACGGCCAGTCTGCGCGGCAAAATGCCGAGGCTGCCGTCCAGAATGCTCATGTGGACGTCCCACTCAAAGGCCGTTATACCCTCGCCCTCAAGAAGGGCCATCGCCATGGCGATCCGAACCGGGTCGGTGGTGCGCAGAAGCTCTTTCATCGCTCGACTTAAGGGCAGCTCTGCCGCGGTGTCGAGACGGAAATTGGGCCGGGAAACTGGGAAGGAAGACCGATGAGCCTCGACGACAAGGCGACGAAACCGCATGACCGTCTGGCGCAGGCGCTGGCCGAGGACATGGCGGCGGTGAATGCGCTGATCCGCGAGCGGATGAGTTCGGAACATGCCCCCCGCATCCCCGAGGTCACGGCGCATCTGATCGAGGCGGGCGGCAAGCGGCTGCGGCCGATGCTGACGCTCGCTGCGGCGCGGCTGGTGGGCTATGGCGGGCCGTTCCATGTGCATCTGGCGGCGACGGTCGAATTCATCCACACCGCGACGCTGTTGCATGATGACGTGGTCGACGAAAGCCGCCAGCGCCGCGGCCGTCCGACGGCGAACCTGCTTTGGGACAACAAATCCTCGGTTCTGGTGGGGGATTATCTGTTTGCCCGCTCCTTCCAGCTGATGACCGACACCGGCAACATGCGGGTGATGGAGATCCTGGCCAACGCTTCGGCCGTGATCGCCGAGGGCGAGGTGCTGCAGCTGACGGCGGCGCAGAATCTGGCGACGACCGAGGACATCTATCTGCGGGTGATCCGCGGCAAGACGGCGGCGCTCTTTTCCGCCGCGACCGAGGTCGGCGGCATCATCGGCGGCGCCCCCGAGGATCAGGTGCAGGCGCTTTTCGATTATGGCGACGCGCTCGGCATCGCCTTCCAGATCGTCGATGACCTGCTGGATTACGGCGGCAAATCGGCCGAGATCGGCAAGAACACCGGCGACGATTTCCGCGAGCGCAAGCTGACGATGCCGGTGATCAAGGCCGTCGCGCTGGCCGATGAGGCGGAACGCGCCTTCTGGAAGCGGGTGATCGAAAAGGGCGACCAGCAGGACGGCGACCTTGAACACGCGATGGCGCTGATGACGAAGCACGGCACGCTGGAAGCGACGCGGCTGGCGGCGATCGGCTGGACCGACACCGCCCGCAAGGCGCTGGCGAAACTGCCGGATCATCCGCTGCGGCAGATGCTGGACGATCTGGCCGATTACGTCGTCGAACGGGTGCGCTGAAGGCACCCGGTCTGGCCAAGGCCATCGCCTTGGCCCTGCGCTCCATTCCCCCCATGACCCCCGAGTGCCCAAAGCACTCGGGCAGCGCCCGCCCCGCCCATGGCGGGCGCTTCTCGCCCGCCGGGACGGGCGCCGCCCTCTGTCGCGCTTGGGAAAACGGTCTTGTCGCAACCGGCTCGAAACGGGCGGGGAAAGGCAGTGCCTTTCCTGTTCCGCCCGCACCCACGATCACGGCCGTTCGGGCCGCAGCAGGATGTAGGTCGCGGTGCGGTGTTCCTCGATCAGCCGCCAGCCCGCCTCCGCAATCGCTTTCACGATCTCGTCGCGGCGCGTTTCGCCGGTGGGGCACAGCGGCACCAGCACATGATCGGCAGCCTCGATCCCCGGCGTGCCGCCGTAATACCAGGGCGCGGCGCCCCGGACCGGCTCGAACGGCCCGAAGAGCCACAGCGACGAAAACAGATCCGCCACCAGCACCCGCGACCGCGCATGGCCCGCCCGCAGCAGATCGGCGGCGACCGTTTCGAACCAGGCGTCATAGCCCTTCAGAAGCTCGCAGGCGGGCAGGGTCTCGCCGTTCAGCACCGCGGGCCGCCCCGGCGTCGCGGCGCTTTCGCCCCGCGTCGCATAGGCGGCAAAGGGCTGCCCCGGCCCATCCGCCGCCAGCCTCTGCTGCGCCCGATAGACCCGCGGCGCCAGCACCCGCAGATCGGCATCCTGCGGCCGCGCCGAAAGCAGCGGCACCATCGCCTCGGTCTCGGCAAAGGCATGGCGCAGCGGGCTGGTGACCAGATTGACCATCGGCCCGGTGGCCAGCGCCAGCGCCGCAACCCCGGTGGCCAGCAGGGCCTCGCGCAGCGGCCAGCCCAGCCCGTTGTCGACCCGGCGCTCCGGGCGCAGCGCCAGCGCGATCAGCCCCACCAGCACCAGCCATTGCGGATCGTTGCCGAAATTCTGATAGGTCACATAGGCAAAGGCGGGCACCAGCCAGAGCAGCGCCAGCCCCTCGGCGCCGCGCCCGGACTGGCGCAGAAAGATCACCGTCATCAGCGCCACCAGCGTCGCCGCCACATGTTTCGGCGCCGCCAGAACCGCGGCCAGACTGTCGCCCGGCGCCGCCCGGGTGGTCGAGCCCGCCACCGTCAGCAGATCCCGCAGATAGCCGCCCCAGAAGCCCGGCCCCAGCAGCGCCGTCACCGCGGCCAGCACCAGAAGCCCGGACAGCACCGCCACCCCCAGCGTGCGCAGATCCCGCCGCGCCAGAAGCGCCACCACCAGCGCCGGCGCAAGCGCCACGACATAGGTCACCTTGACCAGCCCCAGCCCGGCCATCAGCACCCCGATCAACGCCCCGTCCAGCCGCGGGCGGCGCGGCCCGAGCGGCTCCAGCACCGCCAGCACCACCGCCACATAGGCCATCGCCCAGGCCCAGCGGTTGTAATGCATCGAGACCGAAAACAGCGGTTGCGTCTCGCCATGGATCAGCGCCAGCACCATCCCCAGCACATAGGCACCAAAGATCCAGGCCAGCCCCCCCGGCAGCCGCGACTGCGCGGCGCGCAGGATCGGCAGGAACAGCACCGCCGCCACCGCGGCCTGCGCCGCCAGGAAGGCATGGCCCAGCCCCAGCCCCGCCTGCACGAAAGCCGCGATCGGCCACAGCCCGGCAATGCCGAGCGGCGTCATGAAATCGCGATGCGGCATCTGCCCCTTTTCGGCCATGCGCAGCACCAGATCGGCCAGATGCAGCGCGTCGCCCTCGTGCTGGGTGACGGCCAGCGCCCCCGCCAGGAACGGCGCCGCCGCCAGAAGCCCGCCCCAAAGCGCCAGCCCCACCGCCAGAGGCAGCCCCGCCGCCGCGCTTGACCTGCCCGTCATCCCGGCCTCTCCGCATCTTTTCCCATTTTTGGCCACAATAGCCCGGCAGGATGTGGCTGTTAATCCCGAAGCAAAGCCGAAGACGACGAGCCGGAGCAGGACAGATGAACATGATCGCCCCGAGCGTGATCGCTCCCACCCCGCCCCGGACACTCGCCGACACCGGCCTGAACACGGTGCTGATGCGGGACATCCTGCTCAAGACCATGTTTCGCACCAACATGGACACGGTCAGCGGCCTTTCCAGGCTGATCTGCCTGCCGATCGCGCTGACCCAGGAACTGGTGGACATGGGCCGCAGCCAGCGTCTGATCGAGGCGATGGGCACGCTGCACGCCAATTCCGGCGGCGAGATGGGCTATCAGCTGACCGACGGCGGCAAGGCCCGCGCGCTCGATGCGCTGACGCAGTCGGAATATTACGGCGCGATGCCGGTGCCGCTGGCCGATTATTCGGTGCAGATGAAGAAGCAGTCGATTCGCAACATCCAGCTGACCCGGCCGCAGCTGATGGGGGCGATGGGGCATCTGGTGCTGCCGCCGACGCTGATCGACCAGCTTGGACCGGCGGTCTCCTCGGGGCGGTCGATCCTGATGTATGGCCCGCCCGGCAACGGCAAATCCTCGATCTCGAACGGCATCCGCGATGCGATCGGCGACCGGATCTACATTCCGCGCGCGGTCGAATATGCCGGTCAGGTGATCGTCGTCTACGACCCGATCGTGCATACCGCGGCGAGCGAGGAGATCGACGACCCGACCGCGCTGCGCAAATCCGGCAGCCGCTTCGACAGCCGCTATGTCTATTGCGACCGGCCGACGGTGATCACCGGGGGGGAATTGTCGCTCGACATGCTCGACCTCACCTACAACCCGACCGCGCGCACCTATACCGCGCCCTTGCAGATGAAGGCCTCGGGCGGGGTCTTCATCGTCGACGACCTTGGCCGTCAGGCCGAGCCGCCGCAGAAACTGGTCAACCGCTGGATCGTGCCGCTGGAAGAAAGCCGCGACATCCTGGCGCTGCAATCGGGCGAAAAGTTCGAGGTGCCCTTTGACACGCTCGTCATCTTTTCGACGAACTTCCACCCGAACCAGATCTTCGACAAGGCGGCGCTGCGGCGGATCTTCTTCAAGATCAAGATCGACGGGCCGGGCCAGTCCGATTACCTGAAGATCTTCTCGCTCGTCGCGAAAAAGCGCGGCATG
This DNA window, taken from Rhodobacter capsulatus SB 1003, encodes the following:
- a CDS encoding YdcH family protein gives rise to the protein MSVSSHIAELRKKHQALSAEVEVALRTPSFDDLQIAEMKKQKLRLKEEIARLEGVAV
- a CDS encoding tRNA1(Val) (adenine(37)-N6)-methyltransferase; translation: MFPPEDCTFDRFLDGRLTVAQPRQGYRAAMDPVLLAAACGAKPGQSVLELGCGAGVASLCLGWRVKGLVQAGLELQPAYADLARRNAAANGVPLEVFEGDLARMPAALRARNYDHVIANPPYFAASGGTAAADAGRERAQREVTPLADWVRAGMRRLQPGGWLTLIQNADRLGDILAALAGQGGAVTVLPIAARQGRAAGRVIVAARKGGKTPLRLLAPFVLHALPAHQGDAEDLTHAAQAVLRCGEILPLTP
- a CDS encoding putative signal transducing protein, with protein sequence MKELLRTTDPVRIAMAMALLEGEGITAFEWDVHMSILDGSLGILPRRLAVADADWFLAQAILRDNGLWEE
- a CDS encoding polyprenyl synthetase family protein → MSLDDKATKPHDRLAQALAEDMAAVNALIRERMSSEHAPRIPEVTAHLIEAGGKRLRPMLTLAAARLVGYGGPFHVHLAATVEFIHTATLLHDDVVDESRQRRGRPTANLLWDNKSSVLVGDYLFARSFQLMTDTGNMRVMEILANASAVIAEGEVLQLTAAQNLATTEDIYLRVIRGKTAALFSAATEVGGIIGGAPEDQVQALFDYGDALGIAFQIVDDLLDYGGKSAEIGKNTGDDFRERKLTMPVIKAVALADEAERAFWKRVIEKGDQQDGDLEHAMALMTKHGTLEATRLAAIGWTDTARKALAKLPDHPLRQMLDDLADYVVERVR
- a CDS encoding ATPase; protein product: MNMIAPSVIAPTPPRTLADTGLNTVLMRDILLKTMFRTNMDTVSGLSRLICLPIALTQELVDMGRSQRLIEAMGTLHANSGGEMGYQLTDGGKARALDALTQSEYYGAMPVPLADYSVQMKKQSIRNIQLTRPQLMGAMGHLVLPPTLIDQLGPAVSSGRSILMYGPPGNGKSSISNGIRDAIGDRIYIPRAVEYAGQVIVVYDPIVHTAASEEIDDPTALRKSGSRFDSRYVYCDRPTVITGGELSLDMLDLTYNPTARTYTAPLQMKASGGVFIVDDLGRQAEPPQKLVNRWIVPLEESRDILALQSGEKFEVPFDTLVIFSTNFHPNQIFDKAALRRIFFKIKIDGPGQSDYLKIFSLVAKKRGMPLGEAALVHLLKVKYPTINNVYANYQPVFLIDQMIAICDFEGIPYQMTPELIDRAWSNMFVREEEILH